In Arthrobacter citreus, a single genomic region encodes these proteins:
- a CDS encoding L,D-transpeptidase: MTNWIDISTSNRQLKLFDGNKLIKTYPIGVGKMLTPTPTGTYTIINKDPNPGGPFGVLWMGLSAPHYGIHGTNNPASIGHFVSHGCVRMYNEDVLQLSSMVSIGTGVLIRK; encoded by the coding sequence TTGACTAATTGGATTGATATTTCTACTTCAAACCGGCAACTTAAACTTTTCGATGGTAATAAACTAATTAAAACTTATCCAATCGGTGTAGGAAAGATGCTAACTCCAACCCCAACAGGAACATATACAATTATAAATAAAGATCCAAATCCTGGTGGACCCTTTGGAGTGCTATGGATGGGATTATCAGCCCCACATTACGGTATTCATGGAACTAATAATCCCGCTTCAATTGGTCACTTTGTTTCACATGGCTGTGTACGAATGTACAATGAAGATGTTCTTCAATTGTCTTCAATGGTTTCAATCGGTACAGGAGTACTAATTCGTAAATAA
- a CDS encoding response regulator transcription factor, protein MNILIADDEKDMLKILQAYFKKEGYNVFLAEDGEQAIELFYKEKIDLAILDWMMPLSSGLTVCKEIKRNSDTKVLMLTAKSEDEDELQALKIGADDYVRKPFHPGILITRAKKLLKEENHIVIGNLKVDFKGKIVFKNDENLNLTKKEIDLLSCLVRNRGNILSREDLLVNVWGIDYDGDDRTVDTHIRRLREKIGEDLIQTHRGLGYSLIKEI, encoded by the coding sequence ATCAATATATTAATTGCTGATGATGAAAAAGATATGTTAAAAATTTTGCAAGCCTATTTTAAGAAGGAAGGATATAATGTTTTTCTAGCAGAAGACGGTGAACAAGCTATTGAGTTATTTTATAAAGAGAAAATTGATCTAGCTATTCTTGATTGGATGATGCCTCTTAGTAGTGGGTTAACTGTATGTAAAGAAATTAAACGAAATAGTGATACAAAAGTGTTAATGCTGACAGCAAAGAGTGAAGACGAGGACGAATTACAAGCATTAAAAATAGGTGCTGATGATTATGTAAGGAAACCGTTCCATCCTGGGATCTTAATTACTAGAGCAAAAAAGTTATTGAAAGAAGAAAATCACATCGTAATCGGCAATTTAAAGGTAGATTTTAAAGGGAAAATCGTTTTTAAAAACGATGAAAATTTAAATTTAACTAAGAAAGAAATAGATTTATTAAGCTGCTTAGTTCGAAATCGTGGCAACATATTATCACGCGAGGATTTATTAGTGAATGTATGGGGGATCGATTATGATGGTGATGATCGAACTGTTGACACTCATATAAGGAGATTAAGAGAAAAAATAGGAGAAGATCTTATTCAAACACATCGAGGTTTAGGATATAGTCTAATAAAAGAAATATGA
- the tkt gene encoding transketolase: MTTNIEQLAINTIRTLSIDAIEKSNSGHPGMPMGAAPMAYALFAKFMNHNPKNAKWFNRDRFVLSAGHGSMLLYSMLHLSGYEVSIEDIKNFRQWGSNTPGHPEYGHTHGVEATTGPLGQGIAMAVGMALAERHLADTYNKEDLNVVDHFTYSICGDGDLMEGVSAEAASLAGHLQLGRLVVLYDSNDISLDGELNRSFSESVEDRFKAYGWQVIRVEDGNNLDEISAAVQKAQEELSKPTLIEVKTTIGYGSPNKSGKSKSHGEPLGKEETILTKQAYAWGYEDAFYVPEEVYAHYNKVIVEAGAKKEAEWNATFAKYEEKYPELATQLKNAIEGNITVDLESTLPKYEVGKKIATRSSSGEAINAIANVLPSFFGGSADLAGSNKTYMNGKGDFTRESYDGRNIWFGVREFAMGAALNGMALHGGVHAFGATFFVFSDYLKPAIRLAALMNLPVTYVFTHDSIAVGEDGPTHEPVEQLAAFRSMPNINVIRPADGNESSAAWKVAVEAKDAPTMLVLSRQDLPTLEGTTTDIYNKVSKGAYVVSPAKQDKIDVVLIAAGSEVQLAVGAQEKLASEGISASVVSMPSMDLFEKQSEEYKQSVLPKEVTKRVAVEMGSSFGWHKYVGFDGEVISIDTFGASAPGNLLMEKFGFTVDHVVSAAKKVLQ, translated from the coding sequence ATGACTACTAATATTGAACAATTAGCAATTAATACGATTCGTACTTTATCAATTGATGCAATCGAGAAATCAAATTCTGGTCACCCAGGAATGCCAATGGGTGCTGCACCAATGGCGTATGCATTGTTTGCAAAATTCATGAATCATAATCCTAAAAATGCAAAATGGTTTAATAGAGACCGATTTGTATTATCAGCAGGTCACGGTTCAATGTTACTGTATAGCATGCTACATTTATCAGGTTATGAAGTATCTATTGAAGATATTAAGAACTTCCGTCAATGGGGAAGCAACACTCCAGGACATCCTGAATACGGACACACACATGGCGTTGAAGCAACAACAGGTCCATTAGGACAAGGTATTGCTATGGCAGTCGGTATGGCTTTAGCAGAGCGTCATTTAGCTGATACATATAACAAAGAAGACTTAAATGTAGTTGATCACTTTACATATTCAATTTGTGGTGATGGCGATTTAATGGAAGGTGTTTCTGCAGAAGCAGCATCATTAGCAGGACATTTACAATTAGGACGTTTAGTAGTTCTTTATGATTCGAATGATATTTCATTAGATGGAGAATTAAATCGTTCTTTCTCAGAAAGCGTTGAAGACCGTTTTAAAGCGTACGGCTGGCAAGTTATTCGTGTTGAAGATGGTAATAACCTAGATGAAATTTCTGCAGCTGTTCAAAAAGCTCAAGAAGAATTATCGAAACCAACATTAATTGAAGTAAAAACAACAATTGGTTATGGATCTCCAAACAAATCAGGAAAATCAAAATCACACGGTGAGCCACTAGGTAAAGAAGAGACAATTTTAACAAAACAAGCATATGCTTGGGGTTATGAAGATGCTTTCTATGTACCAGAAGAAGTTTATGCTCACTATAATAAAGTGATCGTTGAAGCTGGTGCAAAAAAAGAAGCAGAATGGAATGCTACTTTTGCTAAATACGAAGAAAAATACCCTGAATTAGCAACTCAATTAAAAAATGCGATTGAAGGTAATATTACTGTAGATTTAGAATCAACATTACCAAAATATGAAGTCGGTAAAAAGATTGCTACGCGTTCATCTTCAGGTGAAGCGATTAATGCAATTGCTAATGTTTTACCAAGTTTCTTTGGAGGATCTGCAGATTTAGCTGGATCAAACAAAACTTATATGAATGGTAAAGGTGACTTCACGAGAGAAAGCTACGACGGACGTAATATTTGGTTCGGTGTACGTGAATTTGCAATGGGTGCTGCATTAAATGGTATGGCTCTTCACGGAGGCGTGCATGCATTTGGAGCAACGTTCTTTGTATTCTCTGATTACTTGAAACCTGCAATTCGTTTAGCTGCTCTTATGAATTTACCAGTTACTTATGTATTTACACATGATAGCATCGCAGTTGGCGAAGACGGCCCTACACATGAGCCAGTTGAGCAATTAGCTGCATTCAGATCAATGCCAAATATTAATGTAATTCGTCCTGCAGATGGTAATGAAAGCTCTGCAGCTTGGAAAGTAGCTGTTGAAGCTAAAGATGCACCAACAATGTTAGTTCTATCTCGTCAAGATTTACCAACTCTAGAAGGCACTACAACTGATATTTATAATAAAGTTTCAAAAGGTGCTTATGTTGTTTCACCTGCAAAACAAGATAAAATTGATGTTGTACTAATTGCAGCAGGTAGTGAAGTGCAGTTAGCAGTTGGAGCTCAAGAAAAATTAGCTTCTGAAGGAATCTCTGCTTCAGTTGTTTCAATGCCTTCAATGGACTTATTTGAAAAGCAATCTGAAGAATATAAACAATCAGTATTACCAAAAGAAGTTACAAAACGTGTAGCAGTGGAAATGGGCTCTTCATTCGGATGGCATAAATATGTTGGATTCGATGGAGAAGTTATTTCAATCGATACTTTCGGTGCATCTGCTCCTGGTAACTTATTAATGGAAAAATTCGGATTTACTGTAGATCATGTAGTATCTGCAGCAAAAAAAGTATTACAATAA
- the lexA gene encoding transcriptional repressor LexA, with protein MNKLSKRQAEILAYIKDEVKIKGYPPSVREIAEAVGLASSSTVHGHLERLEQKGFIRRDPTKPRAIEILGDATTVVNESQAPYSEVYNDIINIPVIGKVTAGIPITAVENVEEYFPLPTSVAPSNEQVFMLRVEGDSMINAGILNDDLVIVKKQFTAENGEIVVAMTEDSEATVKRFYKETDHFRLQPENDALYPILLKQVSILGKVIGVYRTYH; from the coding sequence ATGAACAAATTATCTAAAAGGCAAGCAGAGATACTAGCTTATATTAAAGATGAAGTAAAAATTAAAGGTTATCCACCATCAGTTCGGGAGATTGCTGAGGCTGTTGGATTAGCTTCAAGTTCTACAGTACATGGACACTTAGAAAGACTAGAACAAAAAGGATTTATTCGCAGAGACCCTACAAAACCGCGTGCGATTGAGATTCTAGGCGATGCAACTACTGTTGTCAATGAATCACAAGCTCCATACAGTGAAGTGTATAACGATATTATTAACATCCCTGTGATTGGTAAGGTTACTGCAGGTATTCCAATTACTGCTGTAGAAAACGTAGAAGAATACTTTCCATTACCTACATCTGTCGCTCCATCTAACGAACAAGTGTTTATGTTACGTGTAGAAGGAGATAGTATGATTAATGCAGGTATTTTGAATGATGATCTAGTAATAGTTAAAAAACAATTTACTGCTGAAAACGGAGAAATTGTTGTAGCAATGACAGAAGATAGTGAAGCAACTGTTAAACGTTTTTATAAAGAAACTGACCATTTCAGACTTCAACCTGAAAATGACGCACTATATCCAATCCTATTAAAACAAGTATCAATTTTAGGAAAAGTAATTGGTGTTTACCGTACATATCATTAA
- the sirA gene encoding sporulation inhibitor of replication protein SirA → MREYKIFLIREPLSIEFYGKEHKIYQLVYEYYYSTFELRKIIEKQLEYITEPIPLFELHTFIRKINPEQIYLYEETGEYLLELTDGAKAQLKIYPNELILYADGTLEAETIFFELLRKFRSTFIAIDVKDQRFGWLKPIAYQKYI, encoded by the coding sequence ATGAGAGAGTATAAAATTTTTTTAATTCGAGAACCACTGTCTATAGAATTTTATGGTAAAGAGCATAAAATATATCAACTAGTATATGAGTATTATTATTCAACCTTTGAACTAAGGAAAATAATCGAAAAACAATTAGAATATATTACAGAACCAATTCCTTTATTTGAGCTACACACATTTATTCGCAAAATTAATCCAGAGCAGATCTACCTATATGAAGAGACTGGAGAATATCTTCTAGAACTTACTGATGGTGCAAAGGCTCAGCTAAAAATATATCCTAACGAACTGATATTGTATGCAGATGGAACACTTGAGGCTGAAACTATCTTTTTTGAGTTGTTAAGAAAATTCCGTTCAACATTTATAGCGATTGATGTAAAGGATCAGCGATTTGGCTGGCTTAAACCGATTGCCTATCAAAAGTATATTTAA
- a CDS encoding sulfate transporter, which yields MIGVSAIDKIVIKFHENDIKTNIIGLNPASKSIVDSIALFNKPSGINENIGQ from the coding sequence ATGATTGGTGTATCAGCAATTGATAAAATTGTGATTAAATTCCACGAAAATGATATAAAAACAAATATTATTGGTTTAAATCCCGCTAGTAAATCAATTGTCGATTCTATAGCTTTATTTAATAAACCAAGTGGAATAAACGAAAATATTGGGCAATAA
- a CDS encoding metallophosphoesterase, with the protein MKYILFRKLIRRLIVFILILLIFPIMIYSYSKSIEPKMLDLNQISITSKSVSKSMEGLKIVQFSDSHLGDHFSLKQLKNVVNQINKQKPDIIVFTGDLIDNSSIYNKIDQIPSILQQLKAKYGKYAIFGNHDVGGAGKKISSAVFVNSGFTVLENNHVKIKLKNSEMNIIGLDDYLLGRPNPTEAFKDVDKNAFNLLLVHEPDVADRLKEYPIDLQLSGHSHGGQVKLPFHEAIYTPPLANIYTEGLYELKDHVKPMSLYVNRGIGTTRIPFRFFSVPELTVFTITNK; encoded by the coding sequence ATGAAATATATCCTATTTAGAAAACTAATTAGAAGATTAATAGTTTTTATCCTAATATTATTAATTTTCCCAATCATGATATACAGTTATTCAAAAAGTATTGAACCTAAAATGTTAGATTTAAATCAAATTAGTATTACGTCTAAATCCGTTTCAAAATCAATGGAGGGACTGAAAATTGTCCAATTCAGTGATAGCCATTTAGGAGATCATTTTTCATTAAAGCAATTAAAAAATGTAGTGAATCAAATTAATAAACAAAAACCGGACATAATTGTGTTTACAGGTGATTTAATTGATAATAGTTCAATCTACAATAAGATCGATCAAATTCCATCCATCCTTCAACAATTAAAAGCTAAATATGGGAAATATGCAATATTTGGTAATCACGACGTTGGCGGGGCAGGAAAGAAAATATCTTCAGCAGTATTCGTTAATTCTGGCTTTACAGTTTTAGAAAATAACCATGTGAAGATCAAACTAAAGAATAGTGAAATGAATATTATCGGTTTAGATGACTATCTTTTAGGAAGACCAAATCCAACCGAAGCATTTAAAGATGTAGATAAAAATGCATTCAATCTATTACTCGTTCATGAACCTGATGTAGCAGACCGACTGAAAGAATATCCAATCGACTTACAGCTCTCTGGTCATAGCCACGGAGGTCAAGTAAAACTACCTTTTCATGAGGCAATCTATACCCCTCCGCTTGCAAACATTTATACTGAAGGACTATATGAATTAAAGGATCACGTAAAACCGATGTCATTATATGTAAATCGTGGTATTGGTACTACGAGAATTCCATTTAGATTTTTTAGTGTTCCCGAACTAACTGTTTTTACAATAACGAATAAATGA
- a CDS encoding recombinase family protein codes for MNAIIYARVSTAKDSQETSLHRQISELTELANRMGMCILDSISEQASGYEVERDGLYQLFQVIKENQVDALLIQDETRLGRGHARIALLHYLKKENIRLFTSSHNGQFQLSESDEMVLEILSVVEEYQRKIHNMKIKRGMRKAVENGYKPQKNLIGSVNAGGRDKLELPILEIVRLRQNELTFEEIAATLRGFGYNVSKATVNRRYNEHMKENSNIES; via the coding sequence ATGAATGCAATAATTTATGCAAGAGTAAGTACTGCCAAGGATTCGCAAGAGACATCGTTACATAGACAAATAAGTGAACTAACCGAATTAGCAAACAGGATGGGAATGTGTATTCTAGATTCAATTAGTGAACAAGCAAGTGGATATGAAGTAGAACGAGATGGTTTATATCAGTTATTCCAAGTTATAAAGGAAAATCAGGTAGATGCTCTACTTATACAAGATGAAACTAGACTAGGTCGAGGGCATGCTCGAATTGCGTTATTACACTATTTAAAGAAAGAAAATATAAGATTATTTACATCCTCTCATAATGGACAATTTCAATTAAGTGAAAGTGATGAAATGGTTTTAGAAATTTTAAGTGTTGTAGAGGAATATCAGCGGAAAATTCATAATATGAAAATAAAAAGAGGTATGAGAAAGGCGGTTGAAAACGGATACAAACCTCAAAAAAACTTAATCGGCAGTGTAAATGCGGGTGGAAGAGATAAGTTAGAATTACCAATATTAGAAATTGTAAGATTACGCCAAAATGAACTTACTTTTGAAGAAATAGCAGCTACCCTAAGAGGTTTTGGTTATAACGTTTCAAAGGCAACAGTTAATAGAAGATATAATGAACATATGAAAGAAAACTCCAATATTGAAAGCTAA
- a CDS encoding glycoside hydrolase, translated as MKKIVILFCTSILIMSTFSGCQKENKKSKIVSTYKPNDFTFDVNPETFELFVEKDGVKESASSPMKKEKVTKLVKSKQKVSWSYPDQQIDVAIKKKENYLDVTLKSNGAKSFEWPKVSAKSYIMPFGEGKLIPSNDENWKKFLSNEELSFAESFSMRFFTLNKSKYSITYIAKNMFNNKVMFKSAPSINFAFEHEFPSINPDKTYGFRIYVTDQNIVHIAEVYKNYIVEKGEFKTLNEKSKENQNIKKLFGAPHIYLWNSEAITSENIKWNLLQKKLNGPFFDWTKALIKDYAPEEFNEYSNVLIDAKKQAYLDNYQKNNIINALNSVLKLTQLYKESIFPKLDDESNKLVKRGIKNLSEQELYSLNKHLLKISLGDSIDPINQWAKKDSIDLVNDLYHAGIKKAWIGLPNWANGLMNPKMVKQANELGYLIGPYDSYHSIQKDASIDWNTASFQDKNLYENATITNRMGEKIKGFLGRGRKLNPTLSLPSVKQRVDGILQNDIDFNTWFIDCDATGEIYDDYTTAHPTTQKQDLAARLNRMNYIATKKHMVVGSEGGNDFASKTIAFAHGIETPVIQWSDPDMRTNKQSKYYVGGYWSSTNSIPDRYSKQVPIKQIYKDVYLNPVYTLPMYKLVYNNSVITTHHWEFGSLKITDEVENRMLYELLYNVPPLYHLDSMEWTKNKEKLTNYLKIWSPFHEKAVQKEMTDFKILSNNRLVQSTTFGKNLKVIVNFSDENFKYRNETISSKTAVIYDGNKKIVFNPYN; from the coding sequence ATGAAAAAAATAGTTATTTTATTTTGTACAAGTATTTTAATAATGAGCACTTTTTCAGGTTGTCAAAAAGAAAATAAAAAGTCTAAAATTGTTTCAACGTATAAGCCAAATGATTTTACTTTTGATGTTAATCCAGAAACGTTTGAACTTTTCGTAGAGAAGGATGGAGTAAAGGAAAGTGCGTCAAGTCCAATGAAGAAAGAGAAAGTTACAAAACTAGTTAAATCCAAGCAGAAAGTTTCATGGAGTTATCCAGATCAACAGATTGATGTTGCGATTAAAAAGAAGGAGAATTACTTAGATGTAACACTTAAGTCAAATGGTGCAAAGAGTTTTGAGTGGCCAAAGGTCAGTGCTAAAAGCTATATTATGCCTTTTGGAGAAGGGAAGTTGATTCCAAGTAATGATGAGAATTGGAAAAAGTTTTTATCTAATGAGGAGCTTTCATTCGCTGAAAGTTTTTCAATGAGATTTTTCACTCTAAATAAGAGCAAGTATTCGATTACTTACATTGCTAAAAATATGTTCAATAATAAAGTAATGTTTAAGTCGGCACCTTCAATTAATTTTGCATTTGAACATGAATTTCCTTCGATTAATCCGGATAAAACGTATGGTTTTCGTATTTATGTAACAGATCAAAATATTGTTCATATAGCAGAAGTTTACAAGAATTATATAGTTGAAAAGGGTGAATTTAAAACTCTAAACGAAAAAAGTAAAGAGAACCAAAATATTAAAAAGCTATTTGGTGCACCACATATTTATTTATGGAATAGTGAAGCAATTACTAGTGAAAACATAAAATGGAATTTACTTCAAAAGAAATTAAATGGTCCTTTCTTCGACTGGACTAAGGCATTAATAAAGGATTATGCTCCAGAAGAATTTAATGAATATAGTAATGTATTAATTGATGCCAAAAAACAAGCTTATCTTGATAATTATCAAAAAAACAATATCATTAATGCTTTAAATAGTGTCTTAAAATTAACCCAATTATATAAAGAATCAATTTTTCCAAAGTTAGATGATGAATCAAATAAATTAGTTAAAAGGGGTATTAAGAACTTAAGTGAACAAGAACTTTATTCTTTAAATAAGCATCTTTTAAAAATTTCTTTAGGGGATTCAATCGATCCGATTAATCAGTGGGCAAAAAAAGATTCGATTGATTTAGTAAATGATTTATATCACGCAGGTATTAAGAAAGCTTGGATTGGACTTCCTAATTGGGCGAATGGTTTAATGAATCCAAAAATGGTAAAACAAGCAAATGAACTAGGTTATTTAATTGGACCTTATGATTCCTATCATTCAATTCAAAAGGATGCATCGATTGATTGGAACACTGCGTCATTTCAAGATAAAAATCTATATGAAAATGCTACGATTACAAATAGAATGGGCGAAAAAATTAAAGGATTTTTAGGAAGAGGTAGAAAGCTAAATCCAACATTATCATTACCAAGTGTTAAACAACGAGTTGACGGGATATTACAAAACGATATCGACTTCAATACTTGGTTTATTGACTGTGATGCGACAGGTGAAATTTATGATGATTACACGACTGCTCATCCAACAACACAAAAACAAGATTTAGCTGCACGATTAAATCGAATGAATTATATTGCAACGAAAAAGCACATGGTGGTTGGATCTGAAGGTGGAAACGACTTTGCAAGTAAAACGATTGCATTTGCCCATGGGATTGAAACACCTGTTATTCAGTGGAGTGATCCAGATATGAGAACGAATAAACAAAGTAAATATTATGTTGGAGGGTATTGGTCTTCTACAAACAGTATACCAGATAGATATAGTAAGCAAGTACCGATTAAACAAATTTATAAGGATGTTTATTTAAATCCAGTTTATACATTGCCGATGTACAAATTAGTTTATAACAATTCAGTTATAACAACTCACCATTGGGAATTTGGTAGTTTAAAAATAACAGATGAAGTAGAAAATCGCATGCTTTACGAATTGCTTTATAATGTTCCACCTCTTTATCATCTTGACTCGATGGAATGGACTAAAAATAAAGAGAAGTTAACGAACTATTTAAAAATATGGTCGCCGTTTCATGAAAAAGCTGTTCAAAAAGAAATGACAGATTTTAAAATCCTCTCTAATAATCGCTTAGTTCAATCAACAACATTCGGAAAAAATCTCAAAGTTATTGTTAATTTTTCGGATGAAAATTTCAAGTACCGTAATGAGACTATTTCATCAAAGACAGCGGTAATTTATGATGGAAATAAGAAGATTGTTTTTAATCCTTATAACTAA
- a CDS encoding VOC family protein, translated as MSTSEITMKSPTPILRIFDEEKAKEFYLSFLEFGVDWEHRFEDDFPLYMQISFNNCIIHLSEHHGDCSPGAAIRIEVGNLDVYHSKLLSKKYKYARPGIETTPWNTREVCVGDPFGNRIVFFENIKE; from the coding sequence ATGAGTACTTCAGAAATAACAATGAAAAGTCCTACACCAATCCTCCGTATTTTTGACGAAGAAAAAGCAAAAGAATTTTATTTATCATTTTTAGAGTTTGGAGTAGATTGGGAGCATCGATTTGAAGATGATTTTCCTTTGTATATGCAAATATCATTTAACAATTGTATAATACATCTTTCTGAGCATCATGGAGATTGCAGTCCTGGGGCTGCGATTAGAATTGAGGTAGGAAACTTAGACGTATATCACTCGAAACTTTTATCGAAGAAATACAAATATGCACGTCCGGGTATCGAAACAACACCTTGGAATACTCGCGAGGTATGCGTAGGAGATCCATTCGGTAATAGGATTGTGTTTTTCGAAAACATAAAAGAATAG
- a CDS encoding GNAT family N-acetyltransferase, with protein MEIRKALLDDYESIVFIDSQVIGSRKRENEIHNSIVENRCIVCEINKSIGGFLIFHRFFFGHLFIDLIIVSPRMRRLGIARNLMKYIERIGERKVFSSTNQSNSLMQNVLYSLGYIESGTIENLDEGDPEIVFVKVIH; from the coding sequence GTGGAAATTAGAAAAGCTCTATTAGATGATTACGAATCAATTGTATTTATAGATTCACAAGTAATTGGAAGTCGAAAAAGGGAAAATGAAATACATAATTCAATTGTAGAAAATAGATGTATAGTTTGTGAGATAAATAAAAGTATAGGTGGATTTTTAATTTTTCATAGGTTTTTCTTCGGTCATCTATTTATTGATTTGATCATTGTTTCACCAAGAATGAGAAGGTTAGGTATTGCTCGGAATCTTATGAAATATATAGAAAGAATCGGCGAAAGAAAAGTTTTTTCTTCAACTAATCAATCAAATAGTTTAATGCAAAATGTGCTTTATTCTTTAGGTTATATAGAAAGTGGAACTATTGAAAACTTAGATGAAGGGGATCCCGAAATTGTCTTTGTGAAAGTGATACACTAG
- a CDS encoding YneF family protein yields the protein MSMWYYYVLVGVLALIAGVAIGFFIARQYTMNYLKKNPPINEQMLKVMMAQMGQKPSQKKINQMMKAMNNQTK from the coding sequence ATAAGTATGTGGTATTATTATGTTCTAGTCGGAGTTCTAGCATTAATTGCTGGTGTTGCGATTGGATTTTTCATAGCTCGTCAGTACACAATGAACTATTTAAAGAAAAATCCACCAATTAACGAACAAATGTTAAAAGTAATGATGGCTCAAATGGGACAAAAACCTTCACAAAAGAAAATTAACCAAATGATGAAGGCTATGAACAACCAAACAAAATAA
- a CDS encoding DUF896 domain-containing protein, with translation MVTKKTLDRINELSKKSKEVGLNPEEKIEQDQLRKEYLADFRSRMVDELTSIKIVDEKGNDITPAKLKYEKAMRKRNLH, from the coding sequence ATGGTTACTAAAAAAACTTTAGATAGAATAAATGAATTATCAAAAAAGTCAAAAGAAGTAGGATTAAATCCTGAAGAGAAAATCGAACAAGATCAATTGAGAAAAGAATATTTAGCAGATTTCCGATCTCGTATGGTCGATGAATTAACTTCGATAAAAATTGTCGATGAAAAAGGAAATGACATAACACCTGCAAAGTTAAAATATGAAAAAGCGATGCGTAAAAGAAATTTACATTAA
- a CDS encoding HAMP domain-containing histidine kinase codes for MTNEIDQVSTAKFKQAISKFEQKNNVTIVYEPIQSDLDQFNGLVRDKLNQKRVTLNKFWVTDETLNQVKSGKRISKIYDQGKLKSSFLVDFIQKDNLFIVVGVSIVYLSDAVQIVNKFTIYIMISLIILLILMVWIWSKKITDPLKELKDISKEIAQLEFKKATISTNDEIEELARSINEMSDKLRLAHEDLNQRNANLKTFISDISHELKTPLALIKAYSAGIKDGIDDGTYVDTIIKQTDQINRLIDKLLELSRIEREVLQLERIDLILLINQCLESYEIELMQNRIEIKINQNGIRKLFIEADRDQIEKVVTNLISNAIKYTKSPEVYIEYQENNEEFIFIIENETNLNYSTQVEKIWEPFYVMEPSRNKHLTGTGLGLAIVQSILNRHRFQHEVRLIDGKIQFIIHFPKPLQ; via the coding sequence TTGACTAATGAAATAGATCAAGTGTCGACGGCTAAATTTAAACAAGCAATTAGCAAATTTGAACAAAAAAATAATGTTACGATCGTTTATGAACCAATACAATCTGATTTGGATCAATTTAATGGATTAGTAAGAGACAAATTAAATCAAAAAAGAGTAACACTAAATAAGTTTTGGGTCACGGATGAAACTTTAAATCAAGTTAAAAGTGGTAAAAGAATTAGTAAAATTTATGATCAAGGTAAATTAAAATCGAGTTTTCTAGTCGACTTTATTCAAAAAGATAATTTATTTATCGTAGTTGGTGTTTCAATTGTTTATTTAAGTGATGCTGTTCAAATCGTAAATAAATTTACCATTTATATAATGATTTCATTAATAATACTGCTGATTTTAATGGTCTGGATTTGGTCAAAAAAAATAACTGATCCTTTAAAAGAATTAAAAGATATTTCCAAAGAAATTGCTCAGTTGGAATTTAAAAAAGCTACTATTTCGACGAATGATGAAATCGAAGAACTAGCAAGAAGTATTAATGAAATGAGTGACAAGTTGAGACTTGCACATGAAGATTTAAATCAACGAAATGCAAACTTGAAAACGTTCATATCAGATATTTCTCATGAACTCAAAACGCCGTTAGCTTTAATAAAAGCTTATTCTGCAGGAATTAAAGACGGAATTGACGATGGTACGTATGTAGATACAATTATTAAACAAACAGATCAAATCAACCGATTAATTGATAAGTTATTAGAGTTATCAAGAATTGAAAGAGAAGTTTTGCAACTTGAACGAATCGATTTAATCCTATTGATAAATCAGTGCTTAGAAAGCTATGAAATAGAATTGATGCAAAATAGGATTGAAATAAAAATTAACCAAAATGGAATACGAAAGCTATTCATTGAAGCCGATCGTGATCAGATTGAGAAAGTCGTTACTAATCTAATTAGTAATGCGATTAAATACACAAAAAGTCCGGAAGTTTATATTGAGTATCAAGAAAATAATGAGGAATTTATATTCATAATAGAAAATGAGACAAATCTAAATTATTCCACTCAAGTCGAAAAAATCTGGGAACCATTTTACGTAATGGAGCCTTCTCGGAATAAACATTTAACTGGAACAGGTTTAGGATTAGCAATTGTACAGTCGATCTTAAATCGTCATAGGTTTCAACATGAAGTTAGATTAATTGATGGGAAAATACAATTTATCATTCATTTTCCAAAGCCCTTACAATAA